A region from the Canis aureus isolate CA01 chromosome 10, VMU_Caureus_v.1.0, whole genome shotgun sequence genome encodes:
- the DMRTA1 gene encoding doublesex- and mab-3-related transcription factor A1: MEPSPCGRGDRGGSGRAHLAPGLLAAAPAPAPPSPSPSPAVPLPPAIPLPPTFLRPPSLFLRAAAAATAGGGCAAAPGLERAVGAAGCGYPRTPKCARCRNHGVVSALKGHKRFCRWRDCACAKCTLIAERQRVMAAQVALRRQQAQEESEARGLQRLLCPGPCGPAGRAAGGGGRAEGAGAPSGPAAGAGAGTGTGTGTGTPLGLGASRQAGLAAAALQVGRPDDTEPKQELKESKCDSCQNGQEPVSKSHQRSLGSSPKSNGVIGKQNIRPSISESSNKEDIIQPLHPGELSGGEESPRSLSSSDLESGNESEWAKDFTATRASLSTLSSRPRDPLDILTRIFPSYRRSRLEGILRFCKGDVVQAIEQVLNGREHQPDTRDLANSGELENTAFQRASNFSLGGIGFGTLGNKSAFSPLQTASASYGGDSGVYSLNPRLGINPLRLAYSSPGRGLSGFMSPYLSPGLVPALPFRPALDYAFSGMIRESSYLPSKDSVTGGRLYSRPNQDNL, translated from the exons ATGGAGCCGTCGCCGTGTGGCCGCGGGGACCGCGGCGGCAGCGGCCGAGCCCACTTGGCCCCGGGGCTGCTGGcggccgcgcccgcgcccgcgcccccgtcTCCGTCTCCGTCTCCGGCGGTGCCGCTCCCCCCGGCCATCCCGCTGCCCCCGACGTTCCTGCGGCCCCCCAGCCTGTTCCTGCGGGCAGCCGCGGCCGCCACGGCGGGCGGGGGCTGCGCGGCGGCCCCGGGGCTGGAGAGGGCCGTGGGCGCGGCGGGCTGCGGCTACCCGCGGACGCCCAAGTGCGCGCGCTGCCGCAACCACGGCGTCGTGTCGGCGCTCAAGGGCCACAAGCGCTTCTGCCGCTGGCGGGACTGCGCGTGTGCCAAGTGCACCCTGATAGCCGAGCGCCAGCGCGTCATGGCCGCACAGGTGGCGCTGCGCCGGCAGCAGGCGCAGGAGGAGAGCGAGGCCCGGGGGCTGCAGCGGCTGCTGTGCCCGGGACCCTGCGGCCCGGCGGGTCGGGCGGCCGGAGGCGGCGGCAGAGCCGAGGGGGCCGGGGCCCCGAGCGGCcctgcggcgggggcgggggcggggacgggcACGGGGACGGGCACGGGGACGCCGCTGGGACTCGGTGCCTCGAGGCAGGCGGGTCTGGCGGCCGCTGCTCTCCAGGTGGGCCGGCCGGATGACACGGAGCCCAAACAAG aactAAAAGAGAGTAAATGTGACTCATGCCAGAATGGACAAGAGCCAGTCTCTAAATCCCATCAGCGTTCTCTGGGATCATCTCCTAAGTCTAATGGGGTCAttggaaaacaaaacatcagGCCATCTATTTCAGAAAGCTCAAACAAGGAAGATATTATTCAGCCTCTTCACCCCGGGGAGCTATCAGGAGGGGAAGAGAGTCCCAGGTCCCTGTCATCATCTGATCTGGAATCAGGAAATGAAAGTGAGTGGGCCAAAGACTTCACTGCTACCAGAGCCAGCCTTTCCACGCTGTCCTCAAGACCAAGAGACCCTCTCGATATCCTAACCAGGATTTTCCCAAGTTATAGGCGTAGCCGGCTAGAAGGCATTTTACGCTTCTGCAAAGGAGATGTGGTTCAAGCCATTGAACAGGTCCTAAATGGGAGAGAACATCAACCAGACACCAGGGACTTAGCAAACTCAGGAGAATTGGAAAATACAGCTTTTCAGAGAGCTTCAAACTTTAGTTTAGGTGGAATTGGTTTCGGAACTCTGGGGAATAAATCagctttctctcctcttcaaaCTGCTTCTGCTTCTTATGGAGGTGATTCAGGTGTCTACAGCTTAAATCCTAGACTAGGTATCAATCCATTACGCCTGGCATATTCCTctccaggaagagggctctcTGGTTTTATGTCTCCTTACCTATCTCCGGGGTTGGTACCAGCATTGCCTTTTCGGCCTGCTTTGGATTATGCCTTTTCAGGAATGATTAGGGAGTCTTCCTACCTTCCCAGCAAAGACTCAGTAACTGGTGGCAGATTGTATTCCAGGCCAAATCAGGACAATCTGTAA